Below is a window of Halarcobacter anaerophilus DNA.
TCGGAAGATTCTCATATATGAACTTAGGTGTAACAAACTCAGGCTTTATGGATGAATATGCAGCTTTAACGGCACATAAACTTTTAGATAATAATTTTGATGAAAACCTTTTGGAAATTGCATTTGCAGGTCTAAAACTCAAAGCTTTAGGAGAAACAACAATCAGCGTAACAGGAGCTAAATGTCATTTTAAAATAAATGAAGTTGAAAAAAATATTTGGCAGACTTATAAAATAAAAAAAGGTGATTTAATCCAAATTGATAAAATTTTAGAAGGACAGAGAGTCTATTTGGCAGTAAAAAACGGCTTTAAGATTAAAAAAGAGCTGGGAAGTTCTTCTGTTACAATAAAAGAGAATCTTGGAGGAGTAGAAGGACGACAAGTTAAAAATCAAGATTTTCTGCCATATGAAGAGTTTAAGCAGTTTGTTTCAAAAAGATTAAAAAAAGAGTATATCCCAAAATATGAAAAAGAAGTTAAACTAAGAGTAATACTATCTTATCAAGAAGGAGATTTTTCAGAAGAAGAAAAAGATAAATTTTTTAATTCAACTTATACAATAACACCTGATTTTAATAGAATGGCATGCAAATTAAAAGGAGAAAAAATCAAAGCCGATATTGATGGAATCATATCAGAAGGCATTGCTTTTGGAGCAATTCAAATACCAAAAGACGGAGAGCCTATTATTCTTTTAAAAGAGAGACAAACAATCGGAGGTTATCCTAAAATAGGTTCTGTTTTATCTATTGATTGTTTTAAATTAGCCCAAATGAAAACAAACCAAAAAGTAACATTTGAGTCTATTGATATTTTAAAGGCTCAAAAAAAAGTTAAACTATTTTATTCTGCTCTTCTTTGATTTTTTTTGTAAGAGACTCTAATGAGGTATGAAAAGATTGATTCTTTTTAACTTCGATAAATGAATAATCAAAAGTAGGTTTTATCAAAATTCCCGAATTACTTTGAAGTGTTGTTTCAAAGAGTGAATCAGAAATTGTATTTACGACAGATCTAATCTGACTTAAACTCTCTTCATCAAAGATTATTATTAATTTGTTTGTTAAAAATCTTATTGTCTTAAATTTTAATTGTTCGTCTATAAAGGCTTTATTTAAACATTTTGAAATATAAATTAAAAGATTGTTTGCAATTAATTTATTATATGTTTTTGATATATAATAGTAGTCTGTAATATCTATTAAAACAACGATTGCGCTCTCTTTAAAGTTTGCTTTTTCATCTAAATATTTAAAATAGAGCCATTTTTTATTATAAAGTTTTGTTAAATAATCTTTATAAATATTGTTAGTCATCTCTAAAAGTTCTTTTTTTAAAGTCGTAATCTGATTATACAAATTTTTTAAAAGCAGTGAATCGTTTTGTTCAATAGCTTTTTCTGCCTCTTTTGTAATATCTGCGACATTGTCGATTGTTTTCATTGCATCGTTTACATAAGAGTTTATTGAATTGAATTCATCTAAAATAAGCTGATTTAACTCTTTTTCAAAGTCCTCGCTTTTTAAATCGATATCAATATTTTTTGCATTTTTATCAAAACATTGGAAATAGTTAGAGGGTAAAATTATCTCATTTCCCAATAGCTCATTTATTGTGGAGTCTGTAATTTCTCTTAATTTATCTTTCAATTTTATTCTCCATTATTTTCTCTATTCTCTGCGGTTTGCCTATATAATAACCTTGAGAGTAATCAATGTCAAGTGATTTTACATATCTTAAGATTTTTAAATTACTGACAAACTCTGCTACTATTTTTATATTTTGTTCTTTACTAAACAAAACAATACTTTTTAATAAATTATAATATATATCTTCGTCTATCTTTTTTATCAAACTGCCGTCAAGTTTGATATAATCCGTATTAATATTTAAAATATGTTCATAATTTGAAAAACCGCTACCAAAATCATCTATAGCAATTTTTACGTTAAAGGCTTTTAAATCATTTATAAAATCATTTACTAAATAGTAGTTGCTGATTTTTTTGCTTTCAAGTATTTCAACTGTTATATAACTTCCTACTTTGCTGTTTTTAATATTGTCGATTATAATATTTTTCATTGTAGGGTTTAAAATATCGTTATAATCAAGATTAATACTTACATCGATTTTATATTTTTTTATATAATCTATAACTTTTAATATCAGTATTTCCATTAGTTTGTTAAAGAGTCTGTATTTTCTGGCTTTTTCTATAAAAGTTTGAGGCATTAGGATATTGCCTTCTTTATCATAAAGCCTCATTAAGGCTTCATATTTAACTATTTTTGAAGTTTTGTTATCTTGTATAGGTTGGAAAAAAGGTTCAACTGTTTTATCTAATATATTTCTATGCAGGGTTGTTAAAAGCTCTTCATTTATAAAATGACTTTTAAAGAGTTTGGAATCATAATACATAAAATGGATATAGTTCATTTTTGCATTGTGCAAAGCCCTTTCGGCAAAAACCAGAAGTTCCTGACCTTTCCCTTTTGAACAGCCGATTGTAATATCTATATCAATAGAAACATCGGAGTTATGTAAAAAGAATTGAGAACTTATTATATTTTTGTAGATAATGTTTTTTATATTTATTATGTCGGCTTTTTCTAAATCTTCAATAAGTGTAATAGTGAAAACATCAACATGAATATTTTTTATATCTATACACACTTTGTGCTTTAAATAAGAAAGAATTTCATTTTTTATTTTACTTTTAAGAAGTTTGTAGAGTTGTAAAAGGATAAAATCTCCGTTTTTGAATCCATAAAAAGCATTAAGATCTTTCATATACAGAATATCAACTATAAATATAGTTTTAGTTTTATTCTTATAAAAATGGTTACAAAAGCTTTGCAATAAGGACATTTAGAACCCTTTTTTTAATCAGGTAACAGCAGTATATGTAATTTAATCTTAAGAAATGTATATAAAGCCGAAAAACCGAAGAAAAATTTTTAAAAATATATTATTAGATATACAATTTGTATAAAAATCATTTTTTAAAGATATTCTGCTAAAATCTTCGCAATATTTTACTGATTTGATTAATAAGGTTTAACTTGGAAGAAATTATAAAAGATTGGGGTTATATTGCCCTGTTTTTGTACTCATTCGGAGGCGGTTTTGTAGGACTTGTAATAGCAGGAGTTTTGTCTTTTACGGGAGATTTAAATCTTTTTATCTCAATGGCTGTTGCAGGAGTTTCAAATTTTATAGGAGATCAGTTTCTTTTTTATATGGCAAGAACCAATAAAAAGTATGCAAAACAGACTATGAAAAAATATGGAAGAAAAGTAGCCCTTGCACATTTATGGATGAGAAGATACGGTTCACCTGTTGTATTTGTTCAAAAATATATATATGGGATAAAAACTTTAATACCTCTTGCTATGGGATTAACAAAATACTCTTTTAAAAAATTTACGATTTATAATGCAATAGCTGCGGCAGTTTGGGCTTGCGTGGTAGGATATGCCAGTTATACCATGGGACAAGTGATTTTAACTTATGCGGATGATTATAAATATTATGGTGTTGCTACTATCTTAGCCATTGTTTTTATAGTATCATACTATTTTAAAAAAATATAGAAGGATTAAATTATAAAAAACAGCATAGAGTTTTCCTCTTTGAATATTTCAAAAGAGTTTAAAGAAAACATAAAATCTTTAGGCTTTGCACAAATGACTACAATACAGTCTTTGTGTATAAATCCTATTTTAGAAAAAAAAGACGTAATAGTTCAATCAAAAACAGGTTCTGGAAAGACTGTAGCTTTTAGTATTCCTTTAGTAAATAAACTAGAAGTTAAAAAATATAAAATCCAGGCTTTGATTTTAGCCCCCACAAGAGAACTTGCAAATCAAATTGCAGTAGAGATAAGAAAACTAAGCAGACATATACCCAATGTGAAAGTCCTTACTCTTTGCGGAGGAACACCTTATAAACCTCAGGTTGCCTCGTTGCAAAGAGGAGCCCATATTGTAGTGGGAACTGTGGGACGAGTTTTACAGCATATAAATGAAACAAAAGTAGATTTCTCAAATATTAATACTCTTGTTTTAGATGAAGCGGATAAAATGCTTGATATGGGATTTTATGATGAGATTTTAAAAATTGTCGAATATCTTCCAAAACAGAGACAGAGTCTGCTTTTTTCAGCGACTTATTTAAAAGATATAGAAACTTTATCGAAAAAGATTCTAAAAGAGCCACTTTTTATAAAAAATGAAGAGACTCATGAAAAAGAGTCTATTAATCAAAAACTTTATGAAGTAGAGAGTGAAAATAAAACTTCGCTTCTTTTATCTTTAATAGAGAGATATAAAATGGATTCTCTTTTAATTTTTTGCAATACAAAGTTAAACTGCGATGAACTAGCAGATGATTTGGAATACTTGGGAATAGATGTTTTAACTCTTCACTCCGATTTTGATCAAAGACAAAGAGACGAAACCGTAATTTTATTTGCAAACGGGTCTTATCCTGTTTTAATTACTACGGATATTTTATCCAGAGGAATTGATATTAAAGATATTAAATATGTAGTAAATTATGATATTCCAAGAGATGAAACTATTTACACACATAGAATAGGAAGAACGGCAAGAGGAGAGAGCAGTGGAGTTGCTATAACCTTCTATGAAAAAGAGGAATCTTATAAAGTTACTGCAATAAAAGAAAAGTTTCCCGATATCGAGTTTAACGATTATGAAAAAATAGAAGAAAAAAGTGATTTTATAATAAAACCTGAATATAAAACAATGATGATACTAGCAGGTAAAAAACAGAAGTTAAGAGCAGGGGATATTTTAGGCAGTTTGACTGCTGGTATAGGTTTAAAAAAAGAGGATATAGGAAAAATCAATATTTTAGATTTTTTCTCTTATGTTGCTATAAAAGAAGAGGTTTTTAAAGAAGCATTTTCTAAACTTCAAAGAACAAAAATAAAAGGCAAATTTTTTAAACTATATGAAAAATAGTTATGTTACAATCACGCCTTTAAAAAAATGAAAAAGGAAAAATATGGCAAGAGCATCAGCTAGACATCTTTTAGTTACAACGGAAGAACTTTGTAATGAATTAAAAACAAGAATAGAAAACGGCGAAAAATTTGAAGATTTGGCAAAAGAGTATTCTCAATGTCCATCAGGAGACAGAGGTGGAGATTTAGGAACTTTTCATCAAGGTGAAATGGTACCTGAATTTGATAGAGTAGTTTTTAATGAAGCCGTAAATGTAGTACACGGACCTGTTAAAACTCAATTTGGATATCATCTTTTAGAAACAACTGCAAGAGAAGATTAATCTAAAAACGCAGTGTAATTAAGAGCTTAAAAGCTCTTTTTTTACCTCTTCTTCCCAAAGAATCGAAACTCCGTACTCTTTATCTGCAATTGCATATTTAAAATATTCACCGCTTCCTTTTCTTCCGTGAAGTCTTACTATTGTTTGTCCCTCTTTTAATAATCTTTTCATCTCATTTTCAGAGAAGCTTTTTTTATTCCATCTTAAAAAGGCATTTGAATATACTCTAAAAGTGCAAGTTGAATCTGCCGTAAATACGTATTGTTCACTTTCATCGTACTCTTTTTTTGCATTTTCGCAAGAGTAGAGTTTGATTGTTTTTCCTTTTGTGTTGAATTTTCTTGAAATTACATTTGCACCGCAATAAGGGCATTTGCCTAAAATAGACATATATCTCCTTTTTTATTTTTATTATAACGGCAAATTTAAATCTTTGGAAAAAATATTACAAAATGAAATATTAATCTTTAAAAACTTCAAAAAGAATCTCTCTTAAATCCTCTTTCATCTCAAAACTAAGCTCTTTGCTGTTTGAATAAATATAAAAAGGAACAGTATTTAACATAGATTGTTTAAGTCTTTTTCTAACAGTTGAAATTTCATCCATAAAGATAATATTCTCTCCGTCATATAGCCTGAAATCTTTTTCTATACCTATTTTAAAAGATACTATTTGATAAGTAAAAAAAAGATCTTTCTCTTTTGATTCATATTTTAAAATAAACTCTTCAAGCATATCTCTTAGTTTTTTATATCTATTTTTATTTATATATCCGAAACTCTCTCTAAATTGATATCTTTGAACAGTCGTAAAGCCTAAGACTTTATAAAATTCGTTTAGATTTTTCCAAGGTGATCTAAAAAATCTTTTACCGAAAAGAACCTCTTCAAAACAGTATTTATATTTATAATCCTCTTGTGAAAGCTCTCTTTTGTTTTTTATGGTAAAGTATTCGTTTTTGAAAAATGTGATAAGCCAGTTTTCATCAAGCATACTTATAATATCAAGTTTTATTTCATTCTCTTTTTGGTTAAAAAACTTCCACAACATAGAGATAGAGTTTGAAGGTTTGTCATCTATTACTCTGCTTTGAAAATATTTAGTACAAAGATATTGGACGACATTTTCAAGCAGGGCATCTGTTTTTGCGATTCCATGGTTAAAAATCACTTTTTTATAAAGATTAAATCTCATCTCAAGCATATGTTCTATATCGATTAAACCCATATCAAAATAACTTACGTAAAACTCTTTTTCATCTTTTACTAAAACAGCCTCTTTTGTTATTCTTATAAAATCACTAGGTCCTGTTATATAACCGCTTGCAAGCATATCTCTGTTTATATAATCCAATCTGTCGGCATCAACCGTACTATCTACGATTCTATGCAAAACTTTAAAATCAAAGTTTTTATAAACCCGGTTTTCCAAAATATATGAAGATAGTATTTTTATTAGTTTTATATAATCTTTCTCCTCTTTTAAAGTAATAAAATCAAAAACTTCATAATCCAAAAGAAGAGTTAGTAAATTTTTACCTATTGCTTCATGTAAAACAAGTCTCTCTTTTTGTGTTACTTTTTCGTAAAACTCTTTAAATTCAAGTTGTTTTGCATTTAATTTTTTATGGTTTTTTAAAGAATCATAAACATTTTTTAAAGAATTTTCAACTTGGTGGGAAAAAGGCAAATGACCTACATCGTGAAGAAGAGCAACAACTCTTATTGTTTGTAAAATAATTGTATAAACAACTCTGTCTTTTTTATTTTTAGTAGGAATGGTAAATTGATATAAAGCTTTATTGTCAAAATAGCTTAAATCATCTATTTTTATATTTAGATCATTATCTTTTATTACATTTTTTACAACTCTTTTTAATGTTTTTAAAAAATCGTCTTTTGTCTGCTTATCTGCATTTAAAAGTGAATTTTTGAAGATAAAAGAGCTTAAATGCATAGTTCCCAAAGAGTGGATAAATCTTTTTGTGGTAATAGAAGGGTATGAAAAATAGGCTAAAGCGTTTTGGGTAATAAACTGTAGCCTATTTACAATCTTTGTTTGAAGAAGTTTATCTTCAAGTTTTGTATACTGAATATGATTATATATCGTATCGTTTATTATTCTGTTTTGTATGTTATTTTTTCCTTTCGAATATTCTTTCGGTAAACTCTGCAAACTTACCTCGAACTGCTTTTTCTAACTCTATTGCAAACATATTTATCTCAGGGTGAGTCTCTCTTGTTTGTTTTAAAAGCGTAGTAAGACCGTTATTATATTTGTTTAAATAAAGATTATCGATTTGTCTGTTAGAACCTATGACAACTGCCATACAAGATTCATCAAGTCTGCTTAAAATAAGCTGTGTTGTTTTTTCACTTGAGTTTTGCCACTCATCCATTATAACAATAGCTTCAGACAAAGTTCTACCTCTTGCTTCTCCGGGCCATAAAGTCTCTATACAGTATCTTGAAGTAAGTTCTGAAATTTTTGATTCTATTGATTCTTTGTTTTCTCTGTTCTCACTTTTTTTAAGATGTTTTTTTGCAATAAACTCCAAAGTATCTTGCAATGCCATATTGTAAACTCTAAATTTTTCGTCATTTCCTGCTAAATACCCTACATCGGCACCTTTGTCTAAAGATTCAATAGAGTTTCTAACATATACGATTTTATCATAATGCCCTAAATCAATAAGTCTCATCGCGCTTACTATAGACATTAAAGTTTTACCCGAACCTGCTTTTGCATCAATTACCAGCAAATCAAACATATCCGTTAAAATAGCTTTCATAAATAGTTTCTGTTTTAAATTAACAGGTTTTACCTGTAAAGCTTTAAAATCCGTTTCATCTAAAATACTGATTCTTTCGTTTAAAATAATTGCATAAGCTGAGTTTCCGTCTTCACTTTCAAAAATATAACAAAAATTTTCATAAGTATACTCTTCATCGAATTTTTTAATATTTGAACCTTCAAGAGAGTTAAAAAGTGAAGAGTCAAGTTTGATATATTTTACAAACTGAAAATTAGGAACCGTTGATTTGTCATCATGCAAAGTTTCGGCTTTTATCCCCTTAAAAAGAGCAAAAGTTCTAGCGTAAACATCTAAAGATAAAAAAAGAGTTTGTGCCCCTTTATAGTACTCTTGGGCAACTGCTGCTGCTTCGATTATTCTTTTATCGTTGCTTTCGCTTAAATGAGCTTGTTCAATTTGGGAATCATATTTATCTTTTGAAATAATATGTAAATTAAGCTCTTCATTAAAAAGTTTTACAACTTTAAACCCAGGTTTATAATCAACCTCTTTTATCTTCATTCTTGCCAAAAGCCGTGCAAATTCTCTAGAGTAGTAACCTAACTCGTTAGTCAGTTTCTTTTTGTCCTCTAATTCAATTAAAACTGTTTCGGGAATTACAATTGTATTTGTTTTATTGTCAGATATTCTACTTAAGTTTTGCACATTTTGTAAGATGATATTTGTATCTAAAACATAAACTTTTTCTTTCATAAAACAAATTATAACATTATATTTTAATAAACAAATTATTGTTGTGTATATATTTTGTAACCAATATATGTTATAGAAATTTTTAGTTATAATAAATCAAAAAATAAGAATCAAATGAAGAAATTTACAAATGAAGATTTATATGAAATTGTTTTATATCTAAAAGAGAGTTTAAAAAAAAATTCCAAAGTTTGCATTGAGGTTTTAAATCCCGATTTCGAAGAGTTTTTATATTGCGGACAGGTTTTATTTATAGATGAGGTTGCGTATAAATACAGATCTTATAAAGATTGGACGGATTTGGCACAAAAGCTTTTTTGTAAAATTGAAACGCCTAGAATAGTCTCTTTAAATACAATAGCCTTAACTTTTAAAACGTTAGATAAAAAAGACTCTTTTCATAACTCTGTTTTGGATAAAAAAGAGAAATACGGCGTAAATTCGACTTTTTATAATATAAATAAAAATGAGCAGCCTGAAATTTTGTTAAGTTTTCTAAATGCACTTAAAAATGTTAATCTTGAAAAAAGAAAAAGAGTTTTAAATTTAGGCGTAAACAGCGGTTTGGAGTTTGAACTTATAAAAAAATATTTTAAAAACTTTTCTAAGATGGAATTTGTGGGAATCGATTATTGTGAATCTGCTATAAATGAAGCTAAAAAAAAGTTTCAAAATGATAAAAACGTAAAATTTATAAATTCTGATATAAAAGAGCTTGAACAGCTTAACTTAGGGCAGTTTGATTTGATTATATCAATAGGAACACTGCAAAGCTCAAATTTAGAGTTTAATAAAATTTTTATGCAAATAG
It encodes the following:
- the dbpA gene encoding ATP-dependent RNA helicase DbpA, which codes for MEFSSLNISKEFKENIKSLGFAQMTTIQSLCINPILEKKDVIVQSKTGSGKTVAFSIPLVNKLEVKKYKIQALILAPTRELANQIAVEIRKLSRHIPNVKVLTLCGGTPYKPQVASLQRGAHIVVGTVGRVLQHINETKVDFSNINTLVLDEADKMLDMGFYDEILKIVEYLPKQRQSLLFSATYLKDIETLSKKILKEPLFIKNEETHEKESINQKLYEVESENKTSLLLSLIERYKMDSLLIFCNTKLNCDELADDLEYLGIDVLTLHSDFDQRQRDETVILFANGSYPVLITTDILSRGIDIKDIKYVVNYDIPRDETIYTHRIGRTARGESSGVAITFYEKEESYKVTAIKEKFPDIEFNDYEKIEEKSDFIIKPEYKTMMILAGKKQKLRAGDILGSLTAGIGLKKEDIGKINILDFFSYVAIKEEVFKEAFSKLQRTKIKGKFFKLYEK
- a CDS encoding EAL domain-containing protein; its protein translation is MKDLNAFYGFKNGDFILLQLYKLLKSKIKNEILSYLKHKVCIDIKNIHVDVFTITLIEDLEKADIINIKNIIYKNIISSQFFLHNSDVSIDIDITIGCSKGKGQELLVFAERALHNAKMNYIHFMYYDSKLFKSHFINEELLTTLHRNILDKTVEPFFQPIQDNKTSKIVKYEALMRLYDKEGNILMPQTFIEKARKYRLFNKLMEILILKVIDYIKKYKIDVSINLDYNDILNPTMKNIIIDNIKNSKVGSYITVEILESKKISNYYLVNDFINDLKAFNVKIAIDDFGSGFSNYEHILNINTDYIKLDGSLIKKIDEDIYYNLLKSIVLFSKEQNIKIVAEFVSNLKILRYVKSLDIDYSQGYYIGKPQRIEKIMENKIER
- a CDS encoding HD domain-containing protein; translation: MQSLPKEYSKGKNNIQNRIINDTIYNHIQYTKLEDKLLQTKIVNRLQFITQNALAYFSYPSITTKRFIHSLGTMHLSSFIFKNSLLNADKQTKDDFLKTLKRVVKNVIKDNDLNIKIDDLSYFDNKALYQFTIPTKNKKDRVVYTIILQTIRVVALLHDVGHLPFSHQVENSLKNVYDSLKNHKKLNAKQLEFKEFYEKVTQKERLVLHEAIGKNLLTLLLDYEVFDFITLKEEKDYIKLIKILSSYILENRVYKNFDFKVLHRIVDSTVDADRLDYINRDMLASGYITGPSDFIRITKEAVLVKDEKEFYVSYFDMGLIDIEHMLEMRFNLYKKVIFNHGIAKTDALLENVVQYLCTKYFQSRVIDDKPSNSISMLWKFFNQKENEIKLDIISMLDENWLITFFKNEYFTIKNKRELSQEDYKYKYCFEEVLFGKRFFRSPWKNLNEFYKVLGFTTVQRYQFRESFGYINKNRYKKLRDMLEEFILKYESKEKDLFFTYQIVSFKIGIEKDFRLYDGENIIFMDEISTVRKRLKQSMLNTVPFYIYSNSKELSFEMKEDLREILFEVFKD
- a CDS encoding 5-oxoprolinase subunit C family protein, with translation MSGFEVLKAGAFTLIEDFGRFSYMNLGVTNSGFMDEYAALTAHKLLDNNFDENLLEIAFAGLKLKALGETTISVTGAKCHFKINEVEKNIWQTYKIKKGDLIQIDKILEGQRVYLAVKNGFKIKKELGSSSVTIKENLGGVEGRQVKNQDFLPYEEFKQFVSKRLKKEYIPKYEKEVKLRVILSYQEGDFSEEEKDKFFNSTYTITPDFNRMACKLKGEKIKADIDGIISEGIAFGAIQIPKDGEPIILLKERQTIGGYPKIGSVLSIDCFKLAQMKTNQKVTFESIDILKAQKKVKLFYSALL
- a CDS encoding DedA family protein — protein: MEEIIKDWGYIALFLYSFGGGFVGLVIAGVLSFTGDLNLFISMAVAGVSNFIGDQFLFYMARTNKKYAKQTMKKYGRKVALAHLWMRRYGSPVVFVQKYIYGIKTLIPLAMGLTKYSFKKFTIYNAIAAAVWACVVGYASYTMGQVILTYADDYKYYGVATILAIVFIVSYYFKKI
- a CDS encoding peptidylprolyl isomerase, coding for MARASARHLLVTTEELCNELKTRIENGEKFEDLAKEYSQCPSGDRGGDLGTFHQGEMVPEFDRVVFNEAVNVVHGPVKTQFGYHLLETTARED
- a CDS encoding diguanylate cyclase domain-containing protein, with amino-acid sequence MKDKLREITDSTINELLGNEIILPSNYFQCFDKNAKNIDIDLKSEDFEKELNQLILDEFNSINSYVNDAMKTIDNVADITKEAEKAIEQNDSLLLKNLYNQITTLKKELLEMTNNIYKDYLTKLYNKKWLYFKYLDEKANFKESAIVVLIDITDYYYISKTYNKLIANNLLIYISKCLNKAFIDEQLKFKTIRFLTNKLIIIFDEESLSQIRSVVNTISDSLFETTLQSNSGILIKPTFDYSFIEVKKNQSFHTSLESLTKKIKEEQNKIV
- a CDS encoding PhoH family protein: MKEKVYVLDTNIILQNVQNLSRISDNKTNTIVIPETVLIELEDKKKLTNELGYYSREFARLLARMKIKEVDYKPGFKVVKLFNEELNLHIISKDKYDSQIEQAHLSESNDKRIIEAAAVAQEYYKGAQTLFLSLDVYARTFALFKGIKAETLHDDKSTVPNFQFVKYIKLDSSLFNSLEGSNIKKFDEEYTYENFCYIFESEDGNSAYAIILNERISILDETDFKALQVKPVNLKQKLFMKAILTDMFDLLVIDAKAGSGKTLMSIVSAMRLIDLGHYDKIVYVRNSIESLDKGADVGYLAGNDEKFRVYNMALQDTLEFIAKKHLKKSENRENKESIESKISELTSRYCIETLWPGEARGRTLSEAIVIMDEWQNSSEKTTQLILSRLDESCMAVVIGSNRQIDNLYLNKYNNGLTTLLKQTRETHPEINMFAIELEKAVRGKFAEFTERIFERKK
- a CDS encoding class I SAM-dependent methyltransferase; this encodes MKKFTNEDLYEIVLYLKESLKKNSKVCIEVLNPDFEEFLYCGQVLFIDEVAYKYRSYKDWTDLAQKLFCKIETPRIVSLNTIALTFKTLDKKDSFHNSVLDKKEKYGVNSTFYNINKNEQPEILLSFLNALKNVNLEKRKRVLNLGVNSGLEFELIKKYFKNFSKMEFVGIDYCESAINEAKKKFQNDKNVKFINSDIKELEQLNLGQFDLIISIGTLQSSNLEFNKIFMQIVQNYLKKEGSIILGFPNCRWIQGEIIYGAKAANYAFSELSLLFKDAFFCKKYLQQKKFRVTLTGEYYIFLTATSIRKLK